Within the Streptomyces sp. YIM 121038 genome, the region TTGTCGTACAGCTCCCAGCTCGCCCGGGACGGATAGCCGGTGCGGGCGGCGAGGGCGGCGCCGAGCCTGCGGTACGCGGGCTCGTCGAGCGGCGGCCGGGTGGAGACGAGGCCGGGCGGGCGCAGCACGAGGGCGGCCGGGGTGTGCAGCGTGGTCAGGTTCGTCACCTGGCGCGCGGACACCAGGGCGCGGACGTTGCGCACCTCGGGCTCGCTGAAGGGCGCGGGCCCTCGGTAGGTGTCGCCGTTCCAGGTGAGCCCGGCGCCGGGGCCGCCCCAGAAGCCGCCGTAGTTGCGGTTGGGGTCGGTGCCCCGCGCGCGGCCCGCCGGGTTGGCGGCGCACGTGCCGGTCGCGTACTCGGGCGGCGAGTCCCGCACGCTGCAGTTCTTGCGCTTGGTCTCGTAGTCGAAGCGGGACTGGTCGCCCCGGGGCGCGGCCTCGCGGGAGACGGCGAAGCCGTCGGGGCTGACGACGGGCACGACGACGCTGCGCGTGCGCGCGACGAGCCGCCGCACGGACGCGTCGTGCCGGTAGCCGCCGACCAGGTCGTACGCCCACTCCAGGGCGACCTCCCCGCTCGGCCACTCGCGGGCGTGGTGCACGCCCAGGGTGAGGTTCACGGGCTTGCCGTCGCCGTGGCGCACGTCCGCGCCGATCTCGACGCCGACGACGTCCCGGCCCTCCCACGTCGGCTCGGGCAGCGTGAACGCCCTGACGAGGCGCGGGTGGGCGCGGGCCAGCTCCTTCATCTCGAACTCGTAGTCGTACAGGTGGCGGTAGCCGGTGCGGCCGGAGGGCAGCGGGGAGCGCGCGGTGCGCGCCGCGTACGCCCGGTCCGCGCGGGCGTCCGCAGTCGCCTGCCGGGTGAGGTCGCGCCGGACGGTCCGCCAGGTCAGGCCCGCGCGGGTCAGCGCGGCCCGGTCGGCGGCGTCGGCGAGCACGACGTCCAGGCCGTGCGCGTCGCCGCCGCCGGTGACGTCGAGGCCGAGCCGGGCGAGGCGCTCGCGGTCGGCCCGGCCGGGCGTGCGGACGCGGACGAGCCGGGGCGGGGCCGCGGCGGTCGGCCCGGCGCGGTCGCCGTCGAGCGGCGGCACCGGCCGCCGGGCCGCGGGCGTCCCCGGCGGCGTGGCCAGGAAGTCGAGCCCGAGCCGCACCTCGCGTGCGGGGCCGCCGTAGCGGCAGCCCTGCACCACGAGCCGCTGTCCGCGCTCGACGAAGCCCTCGGCCAGCTCGCGGGAGCGCGGGGCCGCCGACGCGGCGACGACCCTGCCCGTGTCCCGGTCGAACACGGCCAGGTCCCAGTCGCCCGCGGGCCGCCCGCCGGGGGTCAGGCGCGCCTGGACGATCCCCGCCACGTCCGCGGTCACCTCGCGCCGGTCGGCGCCCGCGGCCCCGGGCGGCAGCGGCCGCGCGAAACAGGACCGGGCCACGGGCCGGTCCGCCCGCAGCACGTCCGGGGGCGCCGCACGGGCGGCGCCCCCGGACGGCACGGTGAGGACCGCCGCCACGACCGCGAGCACGGCGGCGCCGACGGCCGTTCTTCCCGAACTCCCCACGCTGTCCCACCCCTTCGGATCGAGGACGACGGCCCTGACCGTGCGCGGCACCGTCGGCAGGAGCAGGGTCCCACCGCGGGGGAGCGGTCTCCCAGAGGCAGGGAGCGGGTTCCCACGGCGAGGGCGGGGGCTGCCCGGATGGTGTTGTTGATCTTGGGTGCACAGGATGGACGAGCCGGGTTTCCGGCCCCACCAGCCGCTTCCCCCAAGGGAGTTCACCGTGACCGACCGTTCAGTCTCCGCCCGTTCCCGCCGCTCAGGACCCCGTACGCGCGTGGCGGTGGTGGCTCTGCTGGCCGCCGCCCTGGGCGCCGTGGGCACGCTGCCCGCGTCCGGGGCGCCGTCCCAGGGCCCGCGCGACGCCGTGCGCAAGGACTCCGCACGCGAGGACACCGTGCGGAAGGACTCCGTGCGCAAGGACGTGGAGGGCCTGGTGCGCGACGCCCGCTTCCCCGCCGCCCTGGTCGCCACGGCCGACCGCGACGGGCGTGCCCGCCACTACACGGCCGGGGTCGCGGACGTGCGCACGCAGCGGAAGGTGCCGGTCGACGGGCGGGTGCGGGCGGGCAGCAACACCAAGACGTTCACCGCGACCGTGGTCCTCCAGCTGGTCGGCGAGGGCAAGGTGGACCTGGACGCCTCCGTCGAGACGTACCTGCCGAACCTGTTGCGCGGCGACGGCATCGACGGCCGGGACATCAAGGTCCGTCAGCTCCTCCAGCACACCAGCGGACTGCCCGAGTACACCGTCCACATACTCAAGGACGTCTTCGGCAAGGCCCGCCACACCTACTACGAGCCCCGCGACCTGCTGGACATCGCGCTGAAGCACAAGGCGGAGTTCGAGCCCGGCGACCGCTGGGCGTACAGCAACACCAACTACGTCGTCGCCGGTCTCCTCATCGAGAAGGTCACCGGGCGCCCGCTGGCCGAGCAGCTCACCAAGCGGGTCATCGACCGCGTCGGGCTGCGCCACA harbors:
- a CDS encoding M14 family zinc carboxypeptidase, which encodes MGSSGRTAVGAAVLAVVAAVLTVPSGGAARAAPPDVLRADRPVARSCFARPLPPGAAGADRREVTADVAGIVQARLTPGGRPAGDWDLAVFDRDTGRVVAASAAPRSRELAEGFVERGQRLVVQGCRYGGPAREVRLGLDFLATPPGTPAARRPVPPLDGDRAGPTAAAPPRLVRVRTPGRADRERLARLGLDVTGGGDAHGLDVVLADAADRAALTRAGLTWRTVRRDLTRQATADARADRAYAARTARSPLPSGRTGYRHLYDYEFEMKELARAHPRLVRAFTLPEPTWEGRDVVGVEIGADVRHGDGKPVNLTLGVHHAREWPSGEVALEWAYDLVGGYRHDASVRRLVARTRSVVVPVVSPDGFAVSREAAPRGDQSRFDYETKRKNCSVRDSPPEYATGTCAANPAGRARGTDPNRNYGGFWGGPGAGLTWNGDTYRGPAPFSEPEVRNVRALVSARQVTNLTTLHTPAALVLRPPGLVSTRPPLDEPAYRRLGAALAARTGYPSRASWELYDNTGSTEDWSYWATGGWGLTVELAGSGFHGPYAEAVVAEYAGLPPAAGAGRGGNRGALLAVLAHAADPATHATLTGRAPAGHRLTLHKTFRTPTSPVLQPDGSTTPPLSVRDDLTTELTAPGGRFRWEVNPSTRPYVAGRYGRDPQGPPQDAIAVANPPGVPAVNERYPDDPAAESFTFRVAGPPAADNGRMTVGVSWTSPRTHWDLYLYDASGRPVASDTSGETSARAVLLDPPPGEYRAVLVNYAQADPGAVDDWSGRVDFAAPLPATYGEKEAYQLTCATPRGRVVGLTEVYAERGESIDVGDVCDVTAVRSRSSAPKAR
- a CDS encoding serine hydrolase domain-containing protein, which produces MTDRSVSARSRRSGPRTRVAVVALLAAALGAVGTLPASGAPSQGPRDAVRKDSAREDTVRKDSVRKDVEGLVRDARFPAALVATADRDGRARHYTAGVADVRTQRKVPVDGRVRAGSNTKTFTATVVLQLVGEGKVDLDASVETYLPNLLRGDGIDGRDIKVRQLLQHTSGLPEYTVHILKDVFGKARHTYYEPRDLLDIALKHKAEFEPGDRWAYSNTNYVVAGLLIEKVTGRPLAEQLTKRVIDRVGLRHTSFPGVGDEGIRGPHARGYDAARPGARLTDVTRIDPSWGWAAGQLISTPGDLNRFFSALLGGELLKPAQLAQMRTTVKVPDGFSEVKGVRYGLGLTRTPLSCGGAMWGHGGSIPGYYTYPGVTDRGRAATVAVTANREPSRGAFAKADAVVDAALCRK